In Carettochelys insculpta isolate YL-2023 chromosome 11, ASM3395843v1, whole genome shotgun sequence, a genomic segment contains:
- the ZNRD2 gene encoding protein ZNRD2 isoform X2 produces the protein MGDYLLKGYRMLGECCEECGTILLQDKQRKLYCVACQELNSDIDKDNPALNAQAALSQVREHQLASTAEEASPLGYLPATHQQPHVPRPEHCEGAASGLRAAATAAAIPQARPAPRPAPPPSALAAAEDAVLQKLSWASQELQHSASIELSLQLCSLIRSCAESLKCLKELTPQ, from the exons ATGGGCGATTATTTGCTGAAGGGGTACCGGATGCTGGGGGAGTGCTGCGAGGAGTGTGGG ACCATCTTACTCCAAGACAAGCAGAGGAAACTTTATTGCGTGGCCTGCCAGGAGCTCAACTCTGACATTGACAAGGATAACCCGG CGCTGAATGCCCAGGCTGCCCTGTCCCAGGTCCGTGAGCACCAGCTAGCCTCCACTGCAGAGGAGGCCTCACCCCTTGGGTACCTCCCAGCCACTCACCAACAGCCCCATGTGCCACGCCCAGAACACTGTGAGGGGGCGGCCTCAGGACTCCGAGCTGCTGCCACTGCGGCTGCCATACCACAAGCCCGGCCTGCCCCGCGGCCTGCCCCGCCTCCCAgcgccctggctgcagcagaggatgCTGTCCTCCAGAAACTGAGCTgggccagccaggagctccagcacAGTGCCTCCATTGAGCTCAGCCTCCAGCTGTGCAGCCTCATCCGCTCCTGTGCTGAGTCCTTGAAATGTCTCAAGGAGCTGACCCCTCAGTGA
- the ZNRD2 gene encoding protein ZNRD2 isoform X1 yields MALNAAGIDDGNWEPPSEAELKVIQARRERQDKISRLMGDYLLKGYRMLGECCEECGTILLQDKQRKLYCVACQELNSDIDKDNPALNAQAALSQVREHQLASTAEEASPLGYLPATHQQPHVPRPEHCEGAASGLRAAATAAAIPQARPAPRPAPPPSALAAAEDAVLQKLSWASQELQHSASIELSLQLCSLIRSCAESLKCLKELTPQ; encoded by the exons ATGGCCCTGAACGCGGCAG GCATCGATGATGGGAACTGGGAGCCACCttcagaggcagagctgaaggtGATCCAGGCTCGCCGGGAGCGCCAGGATAAGATCAGCAGGCTGATGGGCGATTATTTGCTGAAGGGGTACCGGATGCTGGGGGAGTGCTGCGAGGAGTGTGGG ACCATCTTACTCCAAGACAAGCAGAGGAAACTTTATTGCGTGGCCTGCCAGGAGCTCAACTCTGACATTGACAAGGATAACCCGG CGCTGAATGCCCAGGCTGCCCTGTCCCAGGTCCGTGAGCACCAGCTAGCCTCCACTGCAGAGGAGGCCTCACCCCTTGGGTACCTCCCAGCCACTCACCAACAGCCCCATGTGCCACGCCCAGAACACTGTGAGGGGGCGGCCTCAGGACTCCGAGCTGCTGCCACTGCGGCTGCCATACCACAAGCCCGGCCTGCCCCGCGGCCTGCCCCGCCTCCCAgcgccctggctgcagcagaggatgCTGTCCTCCAGAAACTGAGCTgggccagccaggagctccagcacAGTGCCTCCATTGAGCTCAGCCTCCAGCTGTGCAGCCTCATCCGCTCCTGTGCTGAGTCCTTGAAATGTCTCAAGGAGCTGACCCCTCAGTGA